From the genome of Arthrobacter sp. SLBN-122:
GCCCTTGCAGGATCTGCCGCGGGGTTCATCCGCGACCTTGAAGGCATGCCCACCACGGACCTCTCCAGTGCCGACGTCTCCTTCCACGCCCTGCGCGATTACGTGCCGGGCGATGACCGCCGGCACATCCACTGGAAAACCACTGCCCGGACCAACAAACTGATGGTGCGCCAGTTCGAGGAAACCCGGCGCGCCCACCTGGCCATATCGCTGTCCATCAACACCGACGAGTACTCCTCTCAAAACGAATTCGAGATGGCCATCTCGGTGGCTGCCTCCATCGGCCGGCAGGCTATCCGTGAACAACGGGAACTGGATGTCCTGACCCAGAAGGGGCCGCTGCGCTGCGAAACCGGCCGCAACATGCTGGACGACATGACCCGGATCGTCGGCACCCCAATGCGCCGCACCGCCGTCGACCTCGCCAGGACCTTGGCCGACACGGTTCCCAACGCCTCCGTGGTCTTCTTCGTGGTGGGCAGCAACGTAACGGCAACCCAGCTTCGTTCCGCCGCCGCTTCCGTCCCGCCAGGCGTCCGCAGCCTGGCGGTCCGGGTGGAAGCCGGCGCCGCCCCCACCAGGGCAAATATCGCAGACCTCACTGTCCTGACGCTCGGCGACCTTGCCGACCTTGCCATCGTGCTGAGAAAGGCCGCCGCATGAGCGCCACACCGGGCCGGTCCCCACAAACGCCGGCCGCACAAACACAGTCCCCGCAATCCCGTACCCGCCGCAAGGCTGCAAACCCGGACTCCGCATTCACCACCGGCCAGCCGCCCTGGCATTTCGTGCTCGACGCCGGAGCCCTGGTGGTCCTGCTGGGCCTGGGCCTGCTCGGCTTCGGCCTGAGCTTCGGCGGTGACCCCTACTACCTCCTGTCCGGGTTCGGCGGCATCATCCTGGGACTGGCCATCGGGGCGGCCAACGCCCATCTGCGCCTGGGCCTGCTGATCACCACCGCACTGGCACTGGCCGCCTACCTGGTGTTTGGGACCTGGCTGGCCGTGCCGGACGCCGCCATCGCGGGATTTGTCCCTTCCCTGGATTCGCTGCGCACCCTGCTGCTGGGCGTCGTGTTCGCCTGGAAGGACATGCTCACCGTGGGCGTGCCGGTGGGAACCGCCGGCGGCGTGCTCATTGTCCCCTTCCTGAGCTCGTTGGTCACGGCCCTCGTGGCCTCCATCCTGACGTGGCGGGCCCGCAGTCCCTACCTGCCCCTCATCCCGGTTCTGGTCCTGTTCGTCACAGGCATCGCCTTCAGCACCAACGCCGCATTCCTGACCCTGGAACGCGGCATCGGCCTGACCGTGCTGGGCATCGCATGGGCCACCTTCCGCCGCGATGCCCTGCGGCGGAACAGCACCAGGCGGGTGGCGGTCAACAACCCGCAGAATGACAGCGCCACCGCACGGCATGCCCGAATCCGCCGGCTGGGGATGGCCGCAGGAGTCATTGCCGTGAGCGTGGGGATCACTGCCGTGGCCGCGCCACTGGTCAGCGCCGGGGAGGACCGGAAAGTCCTTCGCAACGTGGTGATACCGCCGTTTGATCCTAAGGACTACATCACGCCCCTGGCCAGCTTCCGGACCTACGTCAAGGACAAGAAGGACGACACCCTGTTCGTGGTCAAGGGGCTCCCGCGGGACGGCCGGGTGCGCCTGGGGGCCCTGGATGCCTTCAACGGCACCAACTACAACATGGACCCCAACGGCTCGGGCAACTTCAGCAAGGTGGGTGACGCCAAGTCCATCAACACCCTCGCCGACACGTCCGGAGTGGTGCCCACCAACGACTACTCGATCAGCATCAACGTGGAGGACTACCAGGGCTACTTTGTCCCCGGCGGCCGGAAGACCACCGGCATCAGCTTTGAGCAGTCCGGCTCCGCCGCTGCTGCGGGCCTCTACTTCAACCAGGGAACGGACACCGCCGTCACCACCAACGGCCTGTCCCGCGGCGACGCCTACACCGTGCAGGTCTCCGATCCCGTCAAGCTCGAGCACGGGCAGCTGACACAGTACGACTTCGCGAAAATCTCCCTGCCGGCTCCGCTGGAGGTGCCGCCGGCGGTCGGTTCCCAGGCCAATGACCTGTCCGCCGACGCCCCCACGGCCATCGACCGCGTGCGCCAGATCGAGGCACATTTCCAGAAGACAGGGGCCTTCAGCAACGGCCTGGTCAGCGAGGGGCAGCTGCCCAGCGTCT
Proteins encoded in this window:
- a CDS encoding transglutaminase-like domain-containing protein, with protein sequence MSATPGRSPQTPAAQTQSPQSRTRRKAANPDSAFTTGQPPWHFVLDAGALVVLLGLGLLGFGLSFGGDPYYLLSGFGGIILGLAIGAANAHLRLGLLITTALALAAYLVFGTWLAVPDAAIAGFVPSLDSLRTLLLGVVFAWKDMLTVGVPVGTAGGVLIVPFLSSLVTALVASILTWRARSPYLPLIPVLVLFVTGIAFSTNAAFLTLERGIGLTVLGIAWATFRRDALRRNSTRRVAVNNPQNDSATARHARIRRLGMAAGVIAVSVGITAVAAPLVSAGEDRKVLRNVVIPPFDPKDYITPLASFRTYVKDKKDDTLFVVKGLPRDGRVRLGALDAFNGTNYNMDPNGSGNFSKVGDAKSINTLADTSGVVPTNDYSISINVEDYQGYFVPGGRKTTGISFEQSGSAAAAGLYFNQGTDTAVTTNGLSRGDAYTVQVSDPVKLEHGQLTQYDFAKISLPAPLEVPPAVGSQANDLSADAPTAIDRVRQIEAHFQKTGAFSNGLVSEGQLPSVSGHGAARIRNLLTAKQMLGDDEQYAVAMSLMLRHLGIPSRVVMGFYPEPTSPENGAGQVKITGKDVHAWVEVAFERVGWVSFDPTPPKDNIPIPPDPESKSKPKPQVLQPPPPPQEPADLPPDSSPDALDADQKKNNPWLFWGALLGALGVAAIPLVILALPLLLIALLKARRRKSRFRDGHPARRVGGGWNEVVSLATDLGAAVDTRSTRRESAAVLAEAFPATQGTTSLLARRADASIFGAGEPTEEDVREYWTIVDGSLKEMTSGMGFWRRQQARFSPRSLLADARTAMNSGKGPGLRGGRQPLPAVSAFVAARRRRASGSADAPPAREGRSQEGPGRQ